In Melospiza georgiana isolate bMelGeo1 chromosome 8, bMelGeo1.pri, whole genome shotgun sequence, one genomic interval encodes:
- the SMNDC1 gene encoding survival of motor neuron-related-splicing factor 30, translating to MSEDLAKQLASYKAQLQQVEAALSGNADNEDLLKLKKDLQEVIELTKDLLSTQPSETLASSDSSASALPSHSWKVGDRCMAIWSEDGQCYEAEIEEIDEENGTAAVTFAGYGNAEVTPLFNLKPVEEGRKAKEDSGNKPMSKKEMIAQQREYKKKKALKKAQRIKELEQEREDQKVKWQQFNNRAYSKNKKGQVKRSIFASPESVTGKVGVGTCGIADKPMTQYQDTSKYNVRHLMPQ from the exons ATGTCAGAAGACCTTGCTAAGCAGTTGGCCAGCTAcaaagctcagctccagcaagtCGAGGCTGCCTTATCTGGCAATGCAGACAATGAGGATTTACTGAAACTGAAGAAAGACTTACAG GAAGTCATAGAGTTAACCAAAGATCTCCTTTCAACACAACCTTCGGAAACCCTCGCGAGTTCCGACAGCTCCGCGTCCGCCCTGCCCAGTCACTCCTGGAAGGTTGGGGACAGGTGTATGGCCATATGGAGTGAGGATGGACA GTGTTACGAAGCTGAGATTGAAGAAATAGATGAGGAGAATGGAACAGCTGCAGTGACATTTGCTGGATATGGCAATGCTGAAGTCACACCTCTGTTCAACCTCAAGCCTGtggaagagggaaggaaagcaaaagaggACAGTGGCAACAAACCCATGTCCAA aaaagAGATGATAGCCCAGCAACGAGAgtataaaaagaagaaagcttTGAAAAAAGCTCAGAGAATTAAAGAACTTGAACAGGAACGAGAGGACCAGAAAGTCAAGTGGCAACAGTTTAACAACAGAGCCTattctaaaaacaaaaaaggccaG GTGAAAAGGAGTATTTTTGCTTCCCCTGAGAGCGTAACTGGCAAGGTTGGCGTTGGAACATGTGGAATTGCAGACAAACCTATGACACAGTATCAAGATACCTCTAAATATAATGTCAGGCATCTGATGCCTCAGTAA